The Tribolium castaneum strain GA2 chromosome 3, icTriCast1.1, whole genome shotgun sequence sequence agCTAATACAGATTCAGAAAGGGCGCCATTAATTCAAAGTTATGTTCGTGGATTGCCATCGATGTATACTGAAAGTGTTGGGAACTTTTATTCACCTCTTGCCTCGCCTGACGGCTCCATGTATGGGTTCAACTCAGGCCCGGTGTTGGGCAGGTACCCACCAATAGCACTATCAAGGGAACAAGTATGTATCAACTAGTTTAACtgatgtattatttatttgaaaccaggaagaaaattacaaaacccTGGCTGCTAAAGCAATGCAAGAAGCTTGGGATTTGTTGCATAAGAAAGATTGGAAGTTGGAGAAAGCCAGTGGGGCTGATTCAGTTCATACCATGACTGTGCCTAAAGTAGGGAAAATCTTCAAACTCACTGTTGGTACCTTTTCCTGTCCATCAGCATCATtaattgagtgttttatttaaggcgTTTTTGGATGTTACTCCAAAGTTTTTACTTGATGAATTATTTTATCGTGTAGAAAGTCTCTCACAATGGAACCCAGCTATATTGGAATCTCACAAAGTGCAAGTGATTGACGAACACACTGATATTAGTTATCAGATTGCTGCTGATGGCGCTGCTGGTGTTGTTAGTAGCAGAGATTTTGTTAACTTGCGACACTGGGCTTATTTAGAAAATCGGTATGTTATTGCCTGTGTGGGGACGGAACATCCTTCTTTGCCCAAAAATGACAAATACATTAGGTGAGTTTTATTCTGGTCACGGAGGATTAAAATAGGCGGGCGGAACGAGattcaaaaactcaaaaaaatgacTTTCACTTTGTCACTTATTCTTGTCTTCAACGGTCATTAGTAAACGTCTTAACATTGGAAGTAAACTTTTTGTGacaactgtatttttttttataaatatctttttttttgttctcaaCATTGTTACAAAAGGTAACGTTTGATTTTTCCTGATATTTGGTCCGTTATTGAGTGAAAATGTGATCGCAGGGGCGAGAACCGGGCTGGCTGTTGGGTGATGCAAGAAGACCCTAACAACTGCAACAAGTGCATCTTCCAGTGGGTTCTCAACACGAATCTAAACGGTTGGATACCGCAGTATATCAGAGATACGGCATTTATCGGTGTGATGTTCGACTACGTGAAGCATTTAAAACAACACATAGCGCGGCTGCGTGAGAGTGGCagactttaaatatttttaagtccAACTGTAGATATTTTAAGTCCAAATTTTGATCACTTTGCTTCCCTATATACTTACACGAGTACCACAATTCGgcgttttgtttaatttttgtggtcATAACTGAAACGCATTTACTTCTGTGAGAAGTTGAAAAAGACTGTGATCATTGTAGACGTAATAGGAATCCAGCAAGTGTTGTCTAGGGTAAAAATGCATTTTgtgaacattttttattcttatttaatGCTTATGGAGAGTCATTTGTGAccaataaacttttttactgAAACACGGCGTGTCTtcatttgcttttatttgacTACTTTGctacatttataaaattaagataaataaACGATGAGTACCATTTTCTGCGAGTATTGTCCAGTGgagtttttacttttcttgaGAGGGAAACCAGGTCTGACAGGCCTCGCTTGCGATTTCGCACATTGCGGACAGGGCCTTGCTTGCGCTGTCGTACTctgaagaaataatttttgataaaaaaattacgaaagtGAGTAATTTACCAATAGTTGCGCCCCTTTTCCCGAAGATTGATCCGTTGAATGGTGGCTTTCTGTAAGTCGCTTCGGTCATTTCTATCCAGCTTGTCAAGATTATGACCACAATGCAGACGCTGAAAACTTTGGCAAGAGCAAGTTGCATGGTGTCGGCTTTTTCGCGTTCAACGTGAGACTAGTGCTGGCAAAAATCTGCCCAGCTTATATAGAGCTAAGCCTACGAAGTGGCGCATGTTCATGTTTATTATATTGAAAACGAATTATCTTTCCATTTAACCCTCTATTACGCGGTAAATCCAATCAGGGACTAGATTTCCCGCGTGTGCAAGGATGTTTATTGAGCTGTCTTGCGTAATTTTGATCATATTTATTGGATTAATTTGGGTATAGCGGTTACACaccgttttttaaatactctTGTCAGCGTTTTACGAAAAACTTTACCTGCGAAGTAGTTTAAAGCCACAAAGCTTTTAGTTCGTGTCGTAATAAAACTccaaattgttattaaatttatttacaacagACCTGTCAAGGCTTTTAACACTACAAAACATTCTAAATTACCACAAGAATGCGACTATAGACTGGTGGTTTTAATTCATGAAAATGTAGCGAGAGCCATGTTTCGCTGGGGGCTTCTCGGCCCCCTCTGGCAGATAGGGAGTGGCGTCGGGGTACACGGCGGGGCCCTCGACCGGGGGTCTGGGTCTGGCGGTCTTATGGATCTGCACCCTGGCATAGTGGTCAAATGGAAGTCGTTCAATTCCCATGTTGTCTTTGGCGCATTTATCGAAAACAGCTTGAGTTTTGCGACACCTACAACATTATTTAAATCTTCCAGCCGTTACTCTCATAAAAACGTACGGTGTGTATTGCTGATTGGGGCTAGACTTGTCAATGCAATTAACGTATTGCATAAATTCGCCAGCGCAAgtttttttcacttggcggaAAAAGTTCAAGGCGCAACTTGTAACGGCTTTGCCTTCTTCCACGCATTTTCGGGGGTCGCCTAATTCATTTCTACATAACATAAATTCctgaaattttggaaattctaGTTACTGATTGATTAGGTAACAGCCATAACCTCACATTATTCTCATGTAAGCAAGAACGTCCTAAATGAAACGCAGCGGCTTTCAAAACGGGGCCTGAGAGGTTTACTTCTTGAACGGTCAGTTCTTCTTCTGTTGGCAAATTGACATCGTTAGTTATgcccattttttaaattaaaaattgttttggttGACAGCAGACGTCAAAAGTGGCAAATTGTGGGAATGTGGCGCCGTCTGATGAACCATCTTAGAACTTGACTGAATTTGAATTCAAATTTTGAGTCAATCACGTTCTTCATTCAcagatttcattaaaaaacttgCCAGGAATACAACATGTGTTGTACACGAGTATTGTAAtgtaattattacatatttttttatatatattttggTGTGGTGATTTTGCTTACAAtcaatcacattttttaaattttttgtatttagagGGTCGCCAGCATATctattttaaagttatatgcTATCTTGTGgctaatttagtttttgaaaatggcTAGGGCGTataaaaaattcaccaaagccATACCTTTTGTAAAGAATTCCTTAAAAACTTTGAAGTTTTTTACGAATTTTGAAGGATCTGCATATGgactagtttttttttataaattgtattgaaaaaaaagtacaaaacatCTTTAAAATGTTTGTCGGAACTCGATTATTCATTTAGTTATTCTTccgatttattgttttgtgacTTAATAAAGCTAAAAGAGTATGGAGTTTGAAAAGGAcgaactttatttaaaatgtctcACCGGTCATCAAAAATGCTTTGCTTTTGAAGACTGCAAAAACTGAGAGCACGTGTATAGCAAACTAAAAAGAACGAATACTTTGAAGGGGAGGTTAAATCACATAAATTCTCTAAGGAATTTCATGTTATCTGAAGATTCAGCGTATTTTGACTGCTCAGTTCACTTTTGAACTTTtgatttacagtttttttttgttaattcacaGAAAAGTGCGTGCAtatgtaataactaataaccaTTTGAaggtttctttaatttttccaatttccaAGCGACAATTACCTTCGATTTTACGCTCCCGTTTTGTTATTTCTGTAAACAATGAAATGTCCCTTTACTCTTTTATCCcgttttattgatttaaatttttcacaactgACCTCAATGAGCGTTACGGCTCTTTTGTTACAATTTATCGGATAAACTCTCAAAGCATATTACTAAACAATATGTCAAAAATGCGTATATGCACCTTTGGGAGCATTTTCATTTCATTGCTGTGTGCTTTAAAAAcggaataaaaaagttaaaaaaacactttaatgtAAAATATAATTGCAAATTGTGATTTCGGGAGGTTGGTGAATTCTCTAAaggaaatattaaattaattccacATTTACATGCACATAAATGTTTTATGGCTTTAACTGTTTAGTTGTGTCATTAATTAGTTTGGAATTCGGAGTCCTTCATATCTCAGCATTTAAACTTCGACTATTATTTCCGTTTTATGGTGCTGTTATGCGCTCTGTTAATTCtctctaatttaattttgtttatttgtaaataaacaatttttaagttaaatttattgttataacCGCAAATTGGAGGCAAAGCTCGCAGTAAGTTAAATGTTGTGCTAGACTCTTGAATGGGGCAACTAATAGACCCTTTGGAAACGTGTAGTGTTCGCTTTCAAAGTGACCCTTAACTACATAGTGAGCTAAATTAGTAATTACTCAGCTGCATGATTGCTTTGCCACTAGGTAGAATCACGCTGCGTTCGGTAAGTGATACAGGAGACCCCTCGCAACAGAAACAGTCGGTTTGTGTTGtcattacttttattttatgaaaattacattaattcCAAATGTGTGCGTTTGTTCACGATGAGAGGTTGAAGAACATAAATTCGCTTCACATACACATGTAATGATATTTTATTGACAATGAAATAATAACAGCGTTAACAGTTTTAGTTTTGATAATGTCAATGCTTAAAAATATGAGATATTCACAAATATCACAGGTGGTATTGGTCCCGGTGCCGAGACTGTTGATTGGGGTCGTTGGGGTAGACTAGACAGAACTCTCCTTGTGCGGGGGTGGGGTCTGAGTGGCACAATTCCGCGACTGCAATATGGGAGCCCATGTCACGTGGTAGGGCTTCACTGGCATCTGCGTCGCGCAATTTCGTTTACTGGATGGCCGAGCTGTTATCGTGTAGGGTACCATCGAGGCATCCAGAAGACTTTctgcaataaaaacaaaaaccaaatttaCTACGTTTGCggaataaaaaatgaatattGGATCGATGTGACATTTGCAAATTTGTAAAGGACGGGCTGAATGCTTTTCACGTCGTAttgctttacattttttaatgaaaaagaaacACTCCATGTTTTTGAAACTTGCTCgcataaaagcaaaaacgATAATGTTTGGAAGCCATACTTTTGCATACATagatttaattacaatttaattacCTTCTGATAGCATATACGCAAATCAAGACAAACAGCCACTTTTATACTTTTACACATAACTATTTATATCGATAACATAAGGTCtgaattttatatttctggtagaaaaaatcaattttcacATTGCATTTGCATTTGCTGTTCACATTCATTTGCCTGTAAAACTGAAACGAGCAGAGTAGACCAATTTTTTGTCTCCCATTGAATTATAGTATgccttattatttatttggatTTTATACACTTTTATACATTATGTTTCACATAATTGTATGTCTGTGTAAATATTATTacgattacaaaaatttgatggTCTTCTCTAGTTGATACAATCCCTTTAAAAAACTgcaagaagttaatttttttttcgagacTTATACCGActtaaacattttgtaaatcGACGTAGTATTcgcatttttgtttagaaaatcgCCGAACGTGTTCGCTTTGGGCTGTGGGTCTAGTGCGCTGCAACAGCGTAAGAGGGATGACTTCTGGGAGTAAATGTCGGTCATCTATTAGCGAAAAAACGCTCTTTGCCGTATTTTAGCGAGCCCGCCGGAGAATAACTCTCTAGCACATCGCGGCCTTTTTTGGCTTCATGAAGTGGGAAGCATGCGTTAAAAGTTGTCGCGTTTTTCGTGTGCCCATTACGCCCATGATTAATGGTGCTCTCAGTCGGCTATATTTCTAGTTTTCACCTCGGAACCATTCTGTCCTATCGCCTCGTACATGTTTCCTAGTTTAAACGAGTTTTTCCCGAGTTCATAAGAGTGCGGCTATCAGTCAGGGACGACATCCCGGAGGGACTCACCGTTGGTGGGGGGAATCAGGTCGGGGTTTTTGTCGTCTGTAATGGGGTCCGTGTAGGGCGGCGGCACCCGGGGATTCAATGGACTCTCTTCCCTTTTCGGACTGCGAGGACGGCGCTCTCTCACAGGACTGTCCACCTGGAAACAACAAAACTACTGAGAAACTTTCAATGATTTCGACTGGAAACGGAACGTATTATCCCGGAGCTCCCCAGGGAGTCCACCGAGGATTAAATAATCTCTGGCAACGTGTTGCGATTTCGGCTCAACAATATTTGAATTTAAGCGCCCCGACAAGAACACAATGGCCACTACTGCAATAAAGACGCAACCGGACGATTTACGGATGCGATATCATGATAAACCGAcacataaattattcatacaGCCAGGAGTTTTTCTACAAATGAATTCTTCAAATAGATTACTTTTCAAATTTCCGGATTGATTACAAACGTGGATTTCAAACtagagttgttttttttaatccgcGTTAATAAGAGTAATAAAGAAACCACTTCTTACCctaaattttttgacaacaaaaataatcgcTCCAATGGCCCCGGCGACGATCAGCGTCGAGCCGGCGGCCAGCAGGATGTAAAGCCAGGGTCCTGTGCCACCCTTGTCCCCGTCCCAGGGTCCTGTGGACCTCCTTTGCTCCTTGAGGCCGGGCGCAGGCAACGTGCGAAAGACCACAGGAGTCAGCATTTTGGACCAGCCTTTGGAATTGAACGAATACACCGTCGCGGAATAATCTTGAGCAGCTTCCAGATTGGTAACGATGAAATCTGGCGTCGTTGATGTGGACATGTTCGCAATGACTTCCTCTCCGGAGCTTAACAGCATTGTAAATTTCTGTCGCAAGCCTGGAATTATACATCCACAAGCAactcttttattaatttcaattgcCGGGTATAATGAGCTGAGGTGGCTTAGATGAAATTTAGATTACAGCTTGAACAATTCCCCTTTGTGTTATGGACAAGGCTAATTTACTGGCTTTATTGTacgaaatttatttgatttattttccaTTAGGTTTTAGTGTAATGCGATTCACTGAGGATCTGcacgaaatttaatttacagcATTCTTTCACTAGACGCGCTGCACATGTTATTTTCCTACCAAATTGGCGATAAGTAAACTAATTACCAAAGAAATTGCTTTTCGTTTTGTCGTAACACTTGACTGACTACGTGGGTCAAAAAAACTCCCACAGAATCATCTCAGTCATTGTCTTTTTCCCTGCAAGCCTGCAGGTCCAAAAATCAGACGTTAATCAAACtagttaaattaataataaatttaactttaaattaagTCGTCGTTTCGACGGGAATTCGAGTTAAACTATCAGTCagaaactagtttaattgaaTGGGGAGTTAAAGAACAAGGCTATCTTAGGAaggcaaatatttaaattgtgaaagtGCGGTGCAAAAAGTGATAATGatggaataatttttaattaaaactgaataaatGCAGATGAGATAAAACGAATAAACCTAATTATAAAGTCTttgaatttaca is a genomic window containing:
- the ND-19 gene encoding NADH dehydrogenase [ubiquinone] 1 alpha subcomplex subunit 8; translation: MGITNDVNLPTEEELTVQEVNLSGPVLKAAAFHLGRSCLHENNEFMLCRNELGDPRKCVEEGKAVTSCALNFFRQVKKTCAGEFMQYVNCIDKSSPNQQYTPCRKTQAVFDKCAKDNMGIERLPFDHYARVQIHKTARPRPPVEGPAVYPDATPYLPEGAEKPPAKHGSRYIFMN
- the SIFa gene encoding neuropeptide SIFamide, whose product is MQLALAKVFSVCIVVIILTSWIEMTEATYRKPPFNGSIFGKRGATIEYDSASKALSAMCEIASEACQTWFPSQEK
- the Start1 gene encoding steroidogenic acute regulatory protein-like; protein product: MDQEIRQAAESLMQSNSYNIQSPTLDISHSHSINTIPSLRPDYIISEDLLAGHRANGRMSTVRRFFCMFVTFDLLFTGLMWLICVMLKGENIMKALNEQIYHYNVQTSLFDVVLAALCRFVVLLLFYALIYMNHWIIVSISTTLTCVFLTAKVFLYDWPHSTQPVFEVLLVLTSFVLSWGEAWFLDFRVLPQESHARRFLITNTDSERAPLIQSYVRGLPSMYTESVGNFYSPLASPDGSMYGFNSGPVLGRYPPIALSREQEENYKTLAAKAMQEAWDLLHKKDWKLEKASGADSVHTMTVPKVGKIFKLTAFLDVTPKFLLDELFYRVESLSQWNPAILESHKVQVIDEHTDISYQIAADGAAGVVSSRDFVNLRHWAYLENRYVIACVGTEHPSLPKNDKYIRGENRAGCWVMQEDPNNCNKCIFQWVLNTNLNGWIPQYIRDTAFIGVMFDYVKHLKQHIARLRESGRL